One part of the Pseudopipra pipra isolate bDixPip1 chromosome 3, bDixPip1.hap1, whole genome shotgun sequence genome encodes these proteins:
- the LOC135412321 gene encoding uncharacterized protein LOC135412321 produces MPVPPYIAEGWKEGREERKEGGCLATGILHQTKKKERKGKICFSSGSASERKEKSQQNSASSSCPFPTQKSPEGGRARGAARAEPPAPLTAKPPGLRLHRSPLPSRHGTDREPPPGATGGYFKPLPFSTPFPFPLNCASGARQDRHAPPGPAASPFPRAGRLPSGSALPSPRPEPPGPLPGCSPAALAAPAPPPTAVVPAAGLPRLSPRGRAASLAPCSPRSPPSSPPSRPLSLPGAAPACGSLRPQPRIPPPPPRGDGGAIREGRGRGGTAAGRARARERCGCGQSPEPSEPRETKPSVSPTLRVSPTLRAPRAPRAPSPQSLRGERAAGSSAHLPGNKRAPQGRCSSIPLLGNKGAREGKTRRGRDILHLPQENKGTHGLGAGRAAARADVCRGIRARRSWTAATSERSEKKGKSLCDVNKEPKIPQQFLKISSLLQGLL; encoded by the exons ATGCCCGTCCCTCCCTACATAGCGGAGgggtggaaggaaggaagggaggaaagaaaagagggaggCTGCCTAGCTACTGGGATTCTGcatcagacaaaaaaaaaagagaggaaggggaaaatcTGCTTCAGCAGCGGCAGCGCctcagaaaggaaggagaaatcccAGCAAAACTCCGCAAGCTCATCCTGCCCGTTCCCCACACAAAAAAGCCCCgagggcgggcgggcgaggGGAGCAGCGAGGGCAGAGCCCCCCGCCCCTCTCACGGccaagccccccgggctgcGGCTGCACCGGAGCCCGCTGCCCTCCCGCCACGGCACGGACCGGGAGCCACCCCCCGGAGCGACCGGGGGCTATTTTAAACCGCTTCCCTTTTCTacccccttcccttttccactcAACTGCGCCTCCGGAGCGCGGCAGGACCGGCAcgcgccgcccggccccgcagccTCGCCCTTCCCCCGCGCCGGCCGCCTCCCCTCAGGCTCCGCTCTCCCCTCGCCgcggccggagccccccggACCTCTCCCCGGCTGTTCTCCCGCCGCTCTCGCGGCACCGGCTCCGCCGCCCACCGCCGTCGTGCCCGCAGCGGGGCTGCCTCGCCTCAGCCCGCGCGGCCGCGCCGCATCGCTCGCCCCCTGCtcgccccgctcccctccctcctcccctccctcccgcccGCTCTCCCTGCCCGGGGCGGCTCCAGCGTGTGGATCCCTCCGCCCGCAGCCGCGTAtccctccgccgccgccgcgcggGGATGGCGGCGCGATTAGagaggggcggggccgggggggaacCGCTGCAGGACGCGCGCGCGCGAGGGAGCGATGCGGCTGCGGGCAGAGCCCGGAGCCCTCAGAGCCACGGGAGACCAAACCCTCAGTGTCCCCAACCCTCAGAGTGTCCCCAACCCTCAGAGCCCCGAGAGCCCCGAGAGCCCCGAGCCCTCAGAGCCTCCGCGGAGAGAGAGCGGCAGGCTCCTCCGCCCACCTCCCGGGGAATAAACGTGCCCCGCAGGGACGATGCTCTTCCATTCCCCTCTTGGGGAATAAAGGTGCCCGTGAGGGAAAAACTCGTCGCGGGAGGGATATTCTCCATCTCCCTCAGGAGAATAAAG GGACACACGGACTTGGAGCAGGACGAGCCGCTGCCAGGGCTGACGTTTGCAGAGGCATCAGAGCCAGAAGGAGCTGGACTGCAGCCACCTCAGAGAG GAGTGAAAAGAAGGGGAAATCCCTCTGTGACGTGAATAAAGAACCGAAAATTCCACAACAATTCTTGAAGATttcttccctgctgcagggTCTGCTCTGA